The following are encoded together in the Ignavibacteria bacterium genome:
- a CDS encoding prolyl oligopeptidase family serine peptidase, which translates to MKNLLLAIILFMFSCSLINAQETGVLTGEKKILDHSVYNDWKRLENIKISNDGKFTTFEVNKQKGDGVLNLKNLLNDEELIIPRGYESSFSSSSEYAVFKIKVPEDSLRKLKLAKKKKETFPKDSLGIVLLNDIKKPGSKYSGLISFKLPEESSQLVAFMRAPEGMKKDTVSKSDIDVYELNVLNPVTGKNKTFSNVYEYNFSKNGDALVYLSLIKGKVDTTKVFVLKKDAENPELLFSKKGYGKDITVDTKGGQVAFIHSPDTAKVKRYGLYFGDTKSVSMIADNNSSFLETEWEVSPYTDLMFSEDGSKLYFHTAPKLQPEPKDTLLDEEKHKVDVWNYQDPFLQTQQLHDLEKAKKQKFLAVYDIGQKNILQIEDEKFETVKYPRNGNTDYYLGIDENPYKRSQSWIQPEQKDIYSINFKNGSRVLVAEGVQYNESLSPTGKFIAWFDNADSSFYVYNNQNGTKMQLTNNATVKFYDELNDVPNIPNPYGIAGWTTNDEYVLVYDRFDVWKIPTGGSSEPVKLTNGREGNTVYRIQRINFDSTNIGLDEVLLIKGINETNWKEEFWSATADKGLQNKLIALDNKFVSLFKAKKSDKLVFQKSSYTEFPDLWKSDMSFKEIKKITDANPQQKEYYWGTVEQVYWKDSAGVEQRGLLLKPENFDPSKKYPMIAYFYEKSSDRFHSHTIPNPSRSVVNFPLYNSNGYIIFMPDISYKIGYPGKGAFNAIVSGAKYLADTYSYIDRDNIGLQGQSWGGYQVAYLVTQTDFFKAAMSGAPVSNMTSAYGGIRWESGVNRIFQYEREQSRIGGTLWEKFDLFVENSPLFFADKVNTPLMIMANDGDGAVPWQQGIEFFVSLRRLGKIVYMVNYNGDEHNLMKWPNRVDLSIRMKQFFDHYLKGEPMPLWMKDGVPAVKKGLINGY; encoded by the coding sequence ATGAAAAATCTTTTACTTGCTATAATTCTTTTCATGTTTTCCTGCAGTTTGATAAATGCTCAGGAAACAGGTGTACTTACAGGAGAGAAGAAGATACTTGACCATTCGGTTTATAACGACTGGAAGCGACTTGAGAATATAAAGATTTCTAATGACGGAAAGTTTACAACTTTTGAGGTTAACAAACAGAAGGGAGACGGCGTTCTTAATCTAAAGAACTTACTGAATGATGAGGAATTAATCATTCCGCGAGGTTACGAAAGTTCGTTTTCTTCGAGCAGTGAATATGCTGTGTTTAAAATCAAGGTACCGGAAGATTCGCTAAGAAAGCTCAAACTTGCAAAGAAGAAGAAAGAAACATTCCCGAAGGATTCGCTGGGGATAGTTTTGCTGAATGATATTAAGAAGCCGGGTTCGAAGTATTCGGGGCTTATCTCATTCAAGCTGCCGGAAGAGAGCAGCCAGCTTGTTGCATTTATGCGGGCACCGGAGGGTATGAAGAAGGATACTGTTTCTAAGAGTGATATTGATGTTTATGAACTGAATGTACTTAATCCCGTAACGGGCAAGAATAAAACATTCAGCAACGTGTATGAATATAATTTTTCAAAGAACGGAGACGCACTTGTTTATTTATCGCTGATAAAGGGCAAGGTTGATACGACAAAAGTATTCGTTTTAAAGAAGGATGCTGAGAATCCCGAGCTGCTTTTTTCAAAAAAGGGTTACGGCAAAGATATTACGGTTGACACAAAGGGTGGGCAGGTTGCGTTTATTCATTCGCCCGATACTGCAAAGGTTAAAAGGTACGGACTTTATTTTGGTGATACAAAGTCAGTCAGTATGATTGCCGATAACAACAGTTCTTTTCTAGAAACAGAATGGGAAGTAAGCCCGTACACTGATTTGATGTTTTCGGAAGACGGCAGCAAGCTTTATTTCCATACTGCTCCAAAGCTGCAGCCGGAGCCGAAGGACACGCTGCTTGATGAGGAAAAGCACAAAGTGGATGTCTGGAATTATCAAGACCCATTCCTTCAGACACAGCAGCTTCACGATCTTGAGAAAGCAAAGAAGCAGAAATTTCTTGCCGTTTATGATATAGGGCAGAAGAATATTTTACAGATTGAAGACGAGAAGTTTGAAACGGTGAAGTATCCGAGGAACGGCAACACGGATTACTATCTCGGCATTGACGAGAATCCTTACAAGCGTTCGCAGTCATGGATTCAGCCGGAGCAGAAGGATATTTATTCTATTAATTTTAAGAATGGAAGCAGGGTGCTTGTAGCAGAAGGCGTGCAGTATAACGAATCGCTTTCGCCCACGGGGAAGTTTATTGCGTGGTTTGATAACGCTGACAGTTCTTTTTACGTTTACAACAATCAGAACGGCACAAAGATGCAGCTTACAAATAATGCAACAGTTAAATTTTATGATGAGCTGAATGATGTACCGAACATTCCCAATCCTTACGGCATTGCGGGATGGACAACGAATGATGAGTATGTGCTGGTTTATGACAGGTTTGATGTTTGGAAAATTCCTACAGGCGGCAGCTCAGAACCAGTAAAGCTTACAAACGGCAGAGAAGGTAACACTGTTTACAGAATACAGAGAATTAATTTTGACTCAACAAACATAGGGCTTGATGAAGTGCTTTTAATAAAAGGAATCAATGAAACAAACTGGAAAGAAGAATTCTGGTCTGCGACTGCAGACAAGGGGTTACAGAATAAGCTGATTGCTCTTGACAACAAGTTTGTTTCTTTATTCAAAGCGAAGAAATCGGACAAGCTCGTATTCCAGAAATCTTCTTACACGGAGTTTCCTGATTTATGGAAATCGGATATGAGCTTTAAAGAAATTAAAAAGATAACCGATGCAAACCCTCAGCAAAAGGAATATTATTGGGGAACGGTCGAACAGGTTTACTGGAAAGACTCGGCGGGCGTTGAGCAAAGGGGACTTCTGCTGAAGCCCGAGAACTTTGACCCAAGCAAAAAGTATCCGATGATAGCCTATTTCTACGAGAAATCATCAGACAGGTTTCATTCACATACCATTCCAAATCCGAGTCGTTCTGTAGTGAACTTTCCGTTGTATAACAGCAACGGTTACATAATTTTTATGCCCGATATATCTTACAAAATCGGATATCCCGGCAAGGGTGCATTCAATGCGATTGTCAGCGGTGCAAAATATCTTGCCGATACATATTCATACATTGACAGGGACAATATAGGTTTGCAGGGTCAGAGCTGGGGCGGTTATCAGGTTGCGTATTTGGTTACGCAGACTGATTTCTTCAAGGCGGCAATGTCGGGTGCACCAGTTTCAAACATGACGAGTGCATACGGAGGCATCAGATGGGAATCGGGAGTGAACAGAATATTTCAATATGAAAGAGAGCAAAGCAGAATCGGCGGAACGCTCTGGGAAAAGTTTGATTTATTCGTTGAGAACTCACCTCTATTCTTTGCTGACAAAGTAAACACTCCGCTTATGATAATGGCTAACGACGGCGACGGTGCAGTGCCGTGGCAGCAGGGGATAGAATTTTTTGTTTCGCTAAGGCGGCTGGGCAAAATCGTTTACATGGTGAACTACAACGGCGACGAACACAATTTAATGAAGTGGCCTAACAGGGTTGATTTATCAATACGCATGAAGCAGTTCTTCGACCATTATTTAAAGGGCGAGCCGATGCCGTTATGGATGAAAGACGGAGTGCCCGCAGTAAAGAAAGGACTCATAAACGGGTACTGA
- a CDS encoding T9SS type A sorting domain-containing protein: MKTKLFLVATIIFVQIMICGTAISQSLSWKKCSNIPSFTNPYDAYDDIAFINTLTGWVNHHSGKVYKTTNGGIDWILIFNDSSYYFSNKLSFLNELTGWSGLTNGLCKTTNGGVSWTKQNIPSMSGISFPGISVVNSNLVYVCGNSQGIPKIAKTTDNGTTWSVTSINLLLNGVYDIKFFNENIGLAAGYKNGNYLINSNGSILYTSNGGANWSNRYTTNAVGVNASKIFFNYDNSVGGVVIEGAVTPSVFLKTLDQGSTFSEIAFTNSSYISQAIGFKNSNIGWVGGSKLTNAPIYYTVNGGNSFDTVRWGRNITSFVFVNDTIAFASGYNIYKYSNGSDVGIGNNNEEIRSYYLSQNYPNPFNPSTKINYVLPNRGFVSLKVYDNNGRDIQTLLNENLNAGTYSVEFNGEGLSSGIYFYKIDVRSSSSSIGKFTDVKRMVLVK, from the coding sequence ATGAAAACAAAACTATTTTTAGTAGCGACAATAATATTTGTACAAATCATGATTTGTGGAACCGCAATTTCACAATCCCTATCATGGAAAAAGTGTTCAAATATCCCTTCGTTTACGAATCCGTACGATGCGTATGACGACATAGCTTTTATAAATACGTTGACGGGATGGGTAAACCATCACAGCGGGAAAGTTTACAAGACAACGAACGGAGGGATTGACTGGATATTAATATTTAATGATTCATCATATTATTTTTCAAATAAACTATCGTTCTTGAACGAATTAACTGGATGGAGCGGATTAACAAATGGTCTTTGTAAAACAACAAATGGAGGTGTAAGCTGGACAAAGCAGAATATTCCATCGATGAGCGGTATATCATTTCCGGGGATATCGGTTGTGAATTCAAACTTAGTTTATGTTTGCGGAAATTCCCAAGGTATACCAAAGATTGCAAAAACTACGGATAATGGAACTACATGGTCTGTTACCAGCATAAATTTGTTATTAAACGGAGTATACGATATTAAGTTTTTTAATGAAAACATAGGATTAGCAGCGGGTTACAAGAACGGAAATTACCTCATAAACTCTAATGGCTCGATACTATATACAAGTAACGGAGGTGCGAATTGGTCGAACAGATACACAACAAATGCTGTGGGAGTTAATGCGTCAAAAATATTTTTTAACTATGACAATTCAGTAGGAGGAGTAGTTATTGAAGGTGCAGTAACACCATCAGTTTTTCTAAAAACATTAGATCAGGGATCAACTTTCAGCGAGATTGCGTTTACTAATTCATCGTACATTTCACAGGCGATTGGTTTCAAGAATTCAAATATAGGTTGGGTAGGAGGTTCCAAATTAACGAATGCTCCTATTTATTATACTGTTAACGGCGGAAATTCTTTTGATACTGTTAGATGGGGACGAAATATTACTTCCTTCGTATTTGTAAATGATACAATTGCCTTTGCATCCGGATATAATATTTATAAGTATTCAAACGGATCTGATGTAGGAATTGGGAATAACAATGAAGAAATCAGAAGTTATTATCTCTCACAGAACTATCCAAATCCATTTAATCCTTCGACTAAAATAAACTATGTGTTACCAAATCGAGGGTTTGTTTCATTGAAAGTCTATGATAACAATGGCAGAGATATACAAACCCTTTTGAATGAAAATCTTAATGCAGGGACTTATAGTGTCGAATTCAACGGAGAAGGATTATCGAGTGGTATTTATTTCTATAAAATAGATGTCCGCAGCAGCAGTTCTTCGATAGGAAAATTTACGGATGTGAAGCGTATGGTGCTTGTAAAATGA